AATTTGGCGTAATACGCACACAGGTCGAACACCTTCATCCGCTTGTAAAGGCCCCGTTCTTCGGGAAGGTAGCCAACTCGCGGATCGGCCGCTCGCCCGGCTGTCTTGCCCAGCACAGACACGCTGCCGGAATCCGGCTGAAAGATTCTCAGGATCATTCTCAGCGTCGTCGTTTTGCCCGATCCATTGGGGCCAATGAATCCGTAAATCGACCCGCGGGGGACAGTCAGATCGAGGTTATCGACGGCGGTCTGCGAGCCAAATCGTTTGGTCGCGCCCACCAACTCCACGGCATGATTCATTTCAAGACTTGCCCGTTGAATGTGTGTTTGACGTCTGAGTGACGCGAATGCAGTGGCGTCAAACCTGCTTCGCACAGTTCGCTGCAGCAGCGGAATTATTCAGTGGTGCGTTATCTTTTCGATTTATTATTCACCCATCCCAGCCCCTGAGCGAGTTTGGGCGACCGCGATCCCCGCCAAATCCGCGACATTGTTCGCAATTACGCCGATGTCCTTTCGCGGCCATCTTAAGCAACTGACGTGTGCATCATTGTCAGACACCACGACCGCGATTCCCTTGTCTGTTGTGGCGTAGGGTGGTTCAGGCACAGTTTCACGCCACACTTCGATTCGGGTCGCGGTCGTCTGCAGGTCGCCTTCGACCAGAATTAAATCGCTATCGGCGAACAGCACCTGAAAGCTGTCGTATCGTTTCGCTTCGTCGTCGTTTCGCTGGACCGGCACAAAGGCGGCCGTGATTTGAGGCGACAGAATGCCGACCCCCGTTGCACCGGATTCGCGGTGCTGGTGCGAATCTTTGCCGGGCGTGTCCAGTTCGTGGTTGTGGTGGGTGTGCTTGATCGTCGCCACCCGGTAACCCATCCGAGTAAGTTCCTTCACAAGATCGCAGACCAGCGTTGTCTTGCCCGCGTTCTTACGGCCAACAATGTGAATGCGCGGAACCGTTTGGCGCTTCGGGTGCATCATGCAGTCACCACTTGCTCAATTCGCGCTAATTGTTCGGCTTTCACGGTGACCTTCACGCCTTTGAATCCAGGTGTCTTTGACAGCGGGTCCACCTTGTGCGGCACCAGCACGTTCGCTTCGGGATAGTACATCATCACATTGCCCGCTCGAATGTCGTACTCGCGCACCAGAATCATCCGCAGCTCGCCCGATTCACTTTTGACTCGCACCTGCTGGTCATTCTGCAAGCCCATTCGGCGGACGTCTTCGGCGTTCATCAGAATCACGTCCCGACGTTCCTGACCGCGGTACAAATCTTCTTCGTCGTAAACCACGCTGTTAAACTGGCCTTCGGATCGCACCGTGATCAGCCGCAATTCGTTCTCACCGTAATCGTGCGCCGGCAACGGTGGCGCATGAAATCGAGCCTTGCCACTGTCCGTTGGAAACTTGTAGTCAGTAACGGCTCGCCCGGGCACGTGAAATTCGCTTTTCGATTCGTTGATGCCCGCCATATTTTCATAGCCGGGCACAAGATCCGCTATCAATGCGCGAATGGCGGCGTGACTCTTCAGTTCTTCAAAGTCCACGGCGCAGTCGTCGCTTAGCGTTTTTCTGGCGAGGTCAGCCAGAATAGAAACTTCGCTGCGGGGGCCTTCAAACCGAGCCGGGCCGCCGTCGCTCATGCGAACAAAGCTGAACATCGATTCCTGAGTGGTCGCTTGCTGTTCTTCGTCTCGCGGCAGCACGGGCAGTATCAGCGTTTCTTCGCCGAGGCCAAAGGCATGGCCGGTGTTGAGCGTCGTCGACATGTAAACAAGCGTCTTCAGACGATTCATACATTCTTCTGCGTAGTGCAGGTCGGGATTGCTGCCGTAGAGATTGCCGCCCAGGCACAGCGAAAAGTCCATTTCGCCTCGATGAGCCGCCTCCATGCAGGCCATGGTGTCGTAGCCGGGATTGGTCGGAATCTTGATCCCCAGTCGTTCTTCCAGGCGATTTAGCATGGCCGTCTTCAGCGCTGGCGTGACGCCGACGGAACCCAGGCCCTGGACGTTACTATGTCCGCGAATCGGCATCACGCCGGCTTTACGTCGACCCACCATGCCCCGCAGCAACGCAAGATTGGCGATCATCTGCACGTTGTTGGTGCCGTGAAGATGATGAGTAATCCCCATGCACCAACCGAGCACCACATTTTTTGCGGCAGCATATTGAGCAGCGATGTCGTGGATTTGCTCCAGAGTAACTCCACTTTGAGTAACAATGTCATCCCACGAGGTCGCTTCGGCCAGACTGCGGAGATCTTCAAAACCTTCTGTGTGTTGTTGAATGAACGCTGTGTCCTGGTTGTTGTTTTCGAGGACCGCCTTCGCGATGCCCAGCAGCAACGCCATGTCGCCCCCGACATGCGGTTGAATGTAACTGCTCGCGATTTCCGAGCCGAACAGCAGACTGCGGACATCGCTGGGAATGCGAAAGTTCACGAGCCCCAGTTCCTTTACGGGGTTCACCACAATCACCTTGCCACCTCGCCGACGGATCTCCATTAACGCTCGCATGAGTCGAGGATGATTGGAAGACGGGTTCGCACCAATCAGGATATACAGATCCGTGTGCTGCAGATCTTCCAGTTGAACAGTCCCCGCTCCCGTGCCGATGCTCGACCCCAGTCCGACGCCGCTGGCCTGATGGCAGTAGTAGCTGCAATTGTTGACATAATTTGTGCCAAACAGCCGAGACATCAACTGCAGCAGAAACCCGGCTTCGTTGGAAGATCTGCCGCTGGCATAGAAAAAACTGCGCTGCGGTCCGGCGGCCTTCATCGCTTCGGCGGTACGCTGCAGAGCTTCGTCCCAATCGACGGGGCGAAAATGGCTGGCCCCTTTTTCCAAGAGAACGGGCTCGACAATTCGGCCGCAGTGTTCCAATTGCCGTGACGTCAGCGCCTTCAGTTTGTTGACGTCGTATTGCTGCCAGAAGGAGGATGGGATCGCTCCCTGCAGGTCAGACGCCATGGCCTGAAACGACTTCTTGCAGACCTCCGGAAAGTAGCCGCCTTCGTTCACCATGCCGCCAAGCTGCCCGCCCATACCGACGGCGCAGGTCTTGCACGCATTCTTAGAGCGCATTGCCTTCCACATTTTCCACCAGCCAACTCGACTGGCCAGCTTCATGCTGTATCCAATGGCTTTCCACCCACCACCACTGCGAGGACGTTTCATAGTTCGATCTTGTTCTGCGATACCGGTTGCTAACTGAACATGGAAAATACCGGTGATCGCAGCGGTAGTCGAGCGTGTCGAGGGGCCTGCGCGGGAAGGAATTGCAGAAGCAGGAAAGTTGAAACGACTGTCTGCCTTTCCAGCAACCTGAGAACAGCGCGAACACTTAAGGCCTCAACACATGAAAACGCCAGCATGTGTCGCATGCACTCAACGACCGCTGGGTCACCAGAATCGTAGAATGCTTGCGTGATTCATTCGTGTGACAAATGCGGTGGCGACTTGAGCGGCAGTGCAAAAATAGAACCCCCGTATCGGTGACATCCTGTCCCCGTGCTGCGGCAGGATGCCGCAGATCCGTCGGTGCGCTATTTCCCAGCCAATGCTTGAAAGGCAGGACTCGAACATGCCGCGGTTCGAGTCGTGAGACGTGCGACAACGATGCCACGAAGGGCAAACGGTCTTTGGACGACTATTCAGCCAGCGCAAAGTCGACGGTGTTGTCACCAGAATTGACTGTTGCCGTTAACCCCGAGGTCTTCGCGTTTCCAAACTTTCGAGGTATCAGAAGCTTCGGTTCACTCGCCGCCTCTTCCGGCAAGCCAGAACCTTCATCCAGAGCGGTAATCGTTACGCTATGGCTGCCGATCGCTGCTCCGTCTCCGTCGTCGTAAGTTTTCATCTCAAAAGTTCCATCGGCCTGGATCTCGCCTGTAGCCGATGGGCCTCCAGCAGTTGGAGTAAACATGACGGTTCCCGTGGTCACTACGTCACCATTGTACGTGACTTTTCCTGAAACAGGCGCCGTTTCTACTCGGCCGTCATCTGACCCACATCCCATCGTCATGCCGCACAGAAAAACTAGGCATGCGCACCATGAGAAGTAGTTTGTACTGGAAGATTGACGTCGGGGCTGTGGGGAATACTTCATGGGAACAGGCGTGCACCTTTGATATGTCATGGATAAGTAAAATCGCGGAATGAGTCCGGTACTCTGTTCAACGATTCCGATGAAACAGGAATCAGTTGGGTTGCTTGACTTGAGCGACATTTAGGCTGTCGCAACACAACCAGGAACAGTCTCGAAATAGCAATCGGCCCCCGTAACCCCAAATATCTGGTTAAGGGGGCCAGTGTCGTGACAGCCCTGATTTTCGCACTGGAGTGCGTCAGGCCGAAACCCAACAATGTCGTTCGCTCGAGGTTGATCGCTTAGTACTCGCCAACCACTTCACCGCCGGACCGGGTCGCAATGGATTTGAAGACATTCAGGTCCATATTTTCACTCAGAAATCGAGCACTGCCATCGCACAGCAGTGTTTGAGCTCCACCGGTGTGAGTGCTGCGGAATGGTGTCGCATTCGTCAGGAACGAGCCATCGTAGTTGATTGGAAACTGAACGTATTTGTTGTCCAACTGCAGGAATCCGACACCATCACCGTAGTAATAGTATCCCCATGTCCATGGCTGAATTCCGCCCCAGCCTCTTTTCTGAGCGTCCGTCCATCCCTGCGAATCAGAACATTCAGTCGTCAGCATCGTGTTTGTCGTGCCGTCTATAATGTGGGCGATTCGCACTTTGCTGGTGGGATAAATGACGCCGGACGTGCTGTAGTCTCTCGTCGCGGATGATCCAGCGACCAGGTCAACATCCACAGAACCACCGTTGCCTCGATAATGCAGTGCACCATGGCTAACGATCCACGGCAAAGTTGTGTTGGTGATATCGGGACTCCGGTTGCCCAATGGCGACGACGGGCAGGAGAAAGAAGGAATCGGATCGGTGTAAACAGAATCGCTTCCGAAGTGAGGTGCCGTTTCGAAACGCCACGGCATCGATGTGACCAGTGCGTCCGCCGAAAGAGAATTCATCGCCTGATAGCGGTTTGCTTGTTCCAAATACGGAAGAATTCGCCCTGGCCAGCCGACTCGATACCCCGACACTCGTAGCCCGCCCGGCGGGAATACAAGGTTAACATCGTGGTAGTTGTGCATGGCAAGACCAAGCTGCTTGAGATTGTTCTTGCACTGCGTTCGTCGCGCCGCTTCACGAGCCTGCTGAACCGCAGGAAGCAAAAGGGCGATTAGAATGGCAATGATCGCAATGACTACGAGTAACTCGATTAACGTGAACCCACGCTTTGAATGAAGTCTCATTCAAAAACTCTCCTTTGACGATTTGAAGAAAACGCAACTGTTGGTTGGTCGACGGTTAGGCACCGAAAACAACCCGCACAGCCGCGTGTCAGACTGGCTGTTTCGAGGCAACAGACTGCCGACCTATCTCTGTGAACAAGAACTCTAGGCACGTCGCATGCCAAACATGCTCAACGCCCCAAACTAAAAATTACCGTAGGAAACCAAAGGCCTTTCCGACCCATTAAATAGCATTTTTCCTTAGTGCCGGAATCGGCAAACCGGTCACCGCGCACTCGCGAATGCATTAATTTTCGGCATAATTGCCTGCGTATTGGGACCTGCCCATGTTGGGTTCGCCTTAATTCCCCGAACGCGAAACCCGATGGCACTCGAATAAATAAACATAGCGACACCTTCGGGTGCACGTCAATCCACGCCAGGCAAAAACGAGTAGGAGCCATTTCCAAGTGAGAAATGGGCCGAGAGTAGATGGCTGGTTCAAATCGCTAATCCGACAGAGACGTAGCTGGTCAGCGGAAGATGCGTTGCGTGTTAGTCCGAGCGTCGACGTCGCGGTAGCGGTATACCAACGCTGAGTGTGAACGATCGCGGACAGAGGCCGCTCCAATCCAGTGGCCATGCTGCAACCTCTGAACGTGTCGAAGAATTTTTCAGAATTTCCGCCAGGCATCCGTCGCCTTTGCGCCCAGTAGGCCGGATGATAATTTTCCGAGCACACCTAATGGGGCCACCATGTCACGAAGAAATCTCTTTTTCAGATGGCTGAGCACGCGGCGACGACCGAGAAGGCCGTCCGGCCGAACACATGGCGAACAACTGGAGGTGCGGCAACTTCTGTCTGCCACGAATCCACTGCCGCTGGCGTCGCTGGACGGATCGAACGGTGTGCGGCTGGTGACGCCGCGAGGTGATGGGTCCGGCGTTTCCGTGAGCGGCGCGGGGGACGTGAATGGCGACGGCTACGACGATGTCATTGTCGGAGCGTCGTCGAGCGGCAATGCATCAGATGGAGCGGCGTATGTTGTGTTCGGCAGCGGAGCCCCATTCAATCCCTCGTTCGACCTGCTGACGCTGGACGGAGCCAACGGCTTTCGTGTCGACGGGGTTGACGATGGCGATTACACCGGCGTGTCGGTGAGTTCCGCCGGAGACGTCAACGGCGATGGATACAGTGACCTGATCATCGGCGCGTACGGTGTCGACGACGTGATCGATGACCGGAAGTATAGTTACAGTGGAGAAGCGTATGTCGTGTTCGGCAAGGCCGGCGCGTTTCCCGCCGTCTTCAGCCCGAACAGCCTGGACGGCATCAATGGTTTCAAGTTGGATGGAGTCGCTCACCGCGATCACTTTGGTGAAGCGGTGAGCACAGCGGGGGACGTGAACGGCGACGGTTACGACGATCTGCTGGTCGGCGCACCGTTCGCAGAATCCAGCAGTGGGGTCGGCGATGCCTACGTTGTGTTCGGAAAGGCGACCGGGTTTTCCGCCGTCGTTGGCATGACGTCACTGGATGGCAGCAACGGCTTTCTCCTTGACGCCGTCCGCCGCCGCGCCGGGGAGCGTGTCGGGCAATCCGTGAGTGCGGCCGGTGACGTGAATGGCGATGGCGTCGACGACCTGATTATCGGTGCACCCAACGGCGACAACGACCCAAACATTCTCAATGATAACCAGGGAAACAGCTACGTCGTGTTTGGCCGAACAGACGGGTTTGCGGCCACCATTCCTCTGGCTGATCTGAACGGGACGAATGGTTTTCGTCTGGAAGGTATTGACATTAACGATCAGTCCGGCGGGTCCGTCAGTGGGGCCGGCGACGTCAACGGCGACGGGATTGTGGACCTGATCATCGGAGCTCGCTCAGCTGAACCCGGTACCAACGACGGATCCAACGAAGGCGAAGCCTACGTGGTGTTCGGAACAGA
This DNA window, taken from Fuerstiella marisgermanici, encodes the following:
- a CDS encoding FdhF/YdeP family oxidoreductase; amino-acid sequence: MKRPRSGGGWKAIGYSMKLASRVGWWKMWKAMRSKNACKTCAVGMGGQLGGMVNEGGYFPEVCKKSFQAMASDLQGAIPSSFWQQYDVNKLKALTSRQLEHCGRIVEPVLLEKGASHFRPVDWDEALQRTAEAMKAAGPQRSFFYASGRSSNEAGFLLQLMSRLFGTNYVNNCSYYCHQASGVGLGSSIGTGAGTVQLEDLQHTDLYILIGANPSSNHPRLMRALMEIRRRGGKVIVVNPVKELGLVNFRIPSDVRSLLFGSEIASSYIQPHVGGDMALLLGIAKAVLENNNQDTAFIQQHTEGFEDLRSLAEATSWDDIVTQSGVTLEQIHDIAAQYAAAKNVVLGWCMGITHHLHGTNNVQMIANLALLRGMVGRRKAGVMPIRGHSNVQGLGSVGVTPALKTAMLNRLEERLGIKIPTNPGYDTMACMEAAHRGEMDFSLCLGGNLYGSNPDLHYAEECMNRLKTLVYMSTTLNTGHAFGLGEETLILPVLPRDEEQQATTQESMFSFVRMSDGGPARFEGPRSEVSILADLARKTLSDDCAVDFEELKSHAAIRALIADLVPGYENMAGINESKSEFHVPGRAVTDYKFPTDSGKARFHAPPLPAHDYGENELRLITVRSEGQFNSVVYDEEDLYRGQERRDVILMNAEDVRRMGLQNDQQVRVKSESGELRMILVREYDIRAGNVMMYYPEANVLVPHKVDPLSKTPGFKGVKVTVKAEQLARIEQVVTA
- a CDS encoding DUF1559 domain-containing protein, encoding MRLHSKRGFTLIELLVVIAIIAILIALLLPAVQQAREAARRTQCKNNLKQLGLAMHNYHDVNLVFPPGGLRVSGYRVGWPGRILPYLEQANRYQAMNSLSADALVTSMPWRFETAPHFGSDSVYTDPIPSFSCPSSPLGNRSPDITNTTLPWIVSHGALHYRGNGGSVDVDLVAGSSATRDYSTSGVIYPTSKVRIAHIIDGTTNTMLTTECSDSQGWTDAQKRGWGGIQPWTWGYYYYGDGVGFLQLDNKYVQFPINYDGSFLTNATPFRSTHTGGAQTLLCDGSARFLSENMDLNVFKSIATRSGGEVVGEY
- the mobB gene encoding molybdopterin-guanine dinucleotide biosynthesis protein B, yielding MMHPKRQTVPRIHIVGRKNAGKTTLVCDLVKELTRMGYRVATIKHTHHNHELDTPGKDSHQHRESGATGVGILSPQITAAFVPVQRNDDEAKRYDSFQVLFADSDLILVEGDLQTTATRIEVWRETVPEPPYATTDKGIAVVVSDNDAHVSCLRWPRKDIGVIANNVADLAGIAVAQTRSGAGMGE